Proteins found in one Silene latifolia isolate original U9 population unplaced genomic scaffold, ASM4854445v1 scaffold_20.1, whole genome shotgun sequence genomic segment:
- the LOC141638264 gene encoding uncharacterized protein LOC141638264 has translation MVIRGGRLFQQFSIDMYVKMENTRLDFLRLNQDTIRADLYQGILDTLELGENSACNVGKRIVLPPSFLGEPRDMRRRYLNAMALVHKYGKPDHFITITCNPNWAEIKEELAPSEQAQNRPDLVARIFHAKLILLRKQIRENKIFGEVASMINVVRFQKRGLPHAHFLIILKPGYKITSPEKYAKYVSPEKSSTKNPHLRAAVIGHMMHGPCGAAFPKYACMQTKNGKIECSKAYPKKFRTLTTNETDSYPLYRRRDTGEKIKVRKAELDNRSVVPYNPYLLAMFDCHLNVEVCSTIKVVKWVTPPEAAWRIFGFNLFDVYPHVQPLPVHTRNNQLIRFAANEELATIAADEHRTKTMLTEFFSTNARLPEGERYLYSEFPEHFVWVDKKKSWKPRDCGIVIGRVAHASPGEGERYYLRLLLAHEAALKRGILEQDNAAEKCLDEAVNMEMPNALRRLLRQY, from the exons ATGGTTATTAGAGGAGGCAGGCTGTTTCAACAGTTCAGTATCGACATGTACGTCAAAATGGAAAACACAAGATTGGATTTCCTGCGCTTAAACCAGGACACCATTCGTGCAGATCTATATCAAGGAATCCTTGATACGCTAGAGCTAGGTGAAAACAGCGCATGTAATGTTGGTAAAAGAATAGTGCTGCCACCGTCATTCCTAGGGGAGCCTAGGGATATGAGAAGACGGTATTTAAATGCAATGGCCCTCGTCCATAAATATGGGAAACCAGATCATTTCATAACTATAACATGTAATCCAAATTGGGCTGAGATTAAGGAGGAATTGGCACCTAGTGAGCAAGCGCAGAACAGGCCAGATCTTGTTGCACGCATCTTCCATGCTAAGCTGATACTACTGAGAAAACAAATTAGGGAAAACAAAATATTTGGCGAGGTAGCATCTATGATTAATGTTGTTAGGTTTCAGAAACGTGGGCTCCCACATGCACATTTCTTGATAATTCTGAAACCAGGTTATAAAATAACATCACCAGAAAAATACGCTAAATATGTATCCCCAGAAAAATCTTCAACTAAAAACCCTCATCTGAGGGCAGCTGTAATAGGGCATATGATGCATGGTCCATGTGGTGCTGCTTTCCCAAAATACGCATGTATGCAAACCAAAAATGGGAAAATAGAATGTAGTAAAGCTTACCCCAAAAAATTCCGTACCTTAACTACAAATGAAACAGACTCTTATCCATTGTATAGGCGCCGAGACACTGGTGAAAAAATTAAGGTGAGAAAAGCTGAATTGGATAATAGATCAGTTGTTCCTTACAACCCTTATCTGTTGGCCATGTTTGACTGCCACTTGAATGTTGAAGTTTGTTCAACTATTAAAGTAGTCaa ATGGGTTACCCCACCGGAAGCTGCTTGGAGAATTTTTGGATTCAACCTTTTCGACGTTTACCCACATGTACAACCTCTCCCAGTACATACTCGAAATAATCAGCTGATCAGGTTTGCAGCAAATGAAGAACTTGCCACAATAGCAGCAGACGAGCACAGAACGAAAACAATGCTAACTGAATTTTTCAGCACTAATGCAAGATTACCTGAAGGGGAACGCTATCTGTATAGTGAGTTCCCAGAACATTTTGTCTGGGTAGACAAGAAAAAAAGCTGGAAGCCAAGGGACTGTGGTATAGTCATTGGTAGGGTGGCGCATGCCTCACCTGGAGAGGGTGAACGCTACTATCTAAGATTGTTGCTTGCGCAT GAGGCCGCATTAAAAAGAGGGATACTGGAGCAAGATAATGCAGCTGAAAAGTGTTTGGACGAGGCTGTGAATATGGAGATGCCAAATGCCCTACGCCGCCTTTTACGACAATACTAA
- the LOC141638263 gene encoding uncharacterized protein LOC141638263 codes for MDCIKYGKPGAFFIDGPGGTGKTFLYGALYAKVQSIGKIFLPNTSSGIAASNLPCSGTTHSRFKIPLDTDEALTCDVSKQSDLACLLREATMIIWDEASMAKKQHIEVVDMLFKDVCSNDEPFVGKVIVFGGDFWQVLPVLLRRTQQEAVDARIVSSAIWPLLAKFSLTENIRARAGPEFSEFLLKLEIQEQTFSTDIFTERAILTPRNNDVDSINRMLIDKFPGQIHIYKNFDNVIDDNSNLYPAEFLNSLCPLGMTPHELAMKENSPVLLLRNLDPTTGERTTKDNPQAL; via the exons ATGGATTGCATTAAATATGGCAAACCGGGTGCCTTTTTCATAGACGGACCAGGTGGAACAGGGAAAACTTTTTTATATGGAGCCTTATATGCAAAGGTGCAGTCAATAGGAAAGATATTCTTGCCAAATACAAGTTCGGGGATAGCAGCTTCAAACTTACCATGTAGCGGGACAACTCATTCAAGATTTAAAATACCACTAGATACTGATGAAGCATTGACCTGTGACGTGTCTAAACAGAGTGATTTAGCATGCTTGCTAAGGGAAGCAACAATGATAATCTGGGATGAGGCATCAATGGCTAAAAAGCAGCATATTGAAGTAGTTGATATGTTATTTAAAGATGTTTGCAGCAATGATGAACCATTTGTGGGGAAGGTTATTGTTTTTGGTGGTGACTTTTGGCAGGTGCTTCCAGTTCTTCTACGGCGTACACAACAAGAGGCTGTAGATGCTAGAATTGTAAGTTCAGCTATTTGGCCACTGTTGGCCAAATTTAGCCTCACTGAAAACATCAGGGCTAGGGCTGGTCCTGAATTCTCAGAATTCTTGCTGAAGCTAG AAATTCAGGAACAAACTTTCAGTACAGACATATTTACTGAGAGGGCCATATTAACACCAAGGAATAATGATGTTGACTCAATAAATCGTATGTTGATAGATAAATTCCCAGGACAGATTCATATTTACAAGAACTTCGACAACGTTATTGATGACAATTCAAATCTCTATCCTGCCGAGTTTCTCAACTCACTTTGTCCCCTCGGGATGACTCCTCATGAGCTGGCTATGAAGGAAAATTCCCCAGTACTACTATTAAGGAACCTGGATCCGACAACAGGGGAGCGCACCACCAAGGATAACCCTCAAGCCCTCTAA